TTTACTGTTTATCGTTACGCTGTCAACCGACGGCCGCACAAATCCCTTTTGATACCTTCTGTTAGCCGTCGCTCACCACCCCCACGCCTCCGGCCTTATGGTAAAAAGGCGATGGTATGGGAGCCGATCCAAACCAGTGCCTGCGGTCCTTCCGGCACATCTCCTCCATGCACTCGAACACGCACCTCTTCCCCACCCGACAGGACAGCTTTGGCGATGCTTTGATGGCCGTGGTACCACACATCCCGCACCTGGGCTTGTGCCGAGGCGAGGTGTCCGGCGCCGGCATTCATCGGCACAAGACTCAGCTGCTCTGGGCGAACCAACACGTTGACGTGTGTGTTCTCGCTGGCCGGTGCAGTCAACAGCGGCAGGTCACCAATGGCGGTCTGGGCCACATTGCCCGCGCGCAAACGTCCCTCGAGCACCGCACAATCACCCAGTGTTCTCGCCACGTCGATCGACGTCGGCTGTTCAAACAGTCGCGCGGGCGCGTCCCATTGCGCAATACGACCGGCATTCATCACGCCGAGCACGTCCGCCGCCTGCAGTGCTTCGCGAGGATCGTGCGTCACCCACAGTGCGGTGGTGCCACTGGCGCGCAGTATCTGACCAACGTCGTGCACGAGCCGGTAACGCAGTGCGCGGTCCAAACTGGCAAAGGGTTCATCGAGCAACAGCAATCGCGGCTGCGGCGCCAGTGCACGCGCCAACGCCGCGCGCTGCTGCTGGCCGCCGGAAAGCTGGTGAGGGAACCGCTCGCCGAGCGTGCTGAGCCCCACCCACTCGAGCACCTCGCTGACACGCTTCGCCGCGGCGGCTTTTGTGTGCGTGTGAAGGCCGAACGCCACGTTTTGCGCGATCGACAAATGGGGAAACAGCGCGTGATCTTGAAACACCATCCCAACCTGTCGGGCATGTGGTGCTAACTGTGAGTGGACGGTAGCGACGGTCTCGCCATTGAGCTCAATGTGACCGGCGTCGAGCGTTTCGAATCCGGCAACGCAGCGAAGCAACGTGGTCTTGCCACAACCACTTGCGCCGAGCAGGCACGCAATGTGTCCGGCAGTTAACGACAAACTCACGTCATCCAGCACATTGCGATCGCCCAAGCGTCGCGACAAATTATGAATCGTAAGCTGCATAGGATACGTTTTTAGTGAGCACCATAACCGGTAAAAGTCCGACCACAACAATCAATAAGGCAGCCGGTGCCGCCTCTGCCCACTGTGCTTCGGCAGTGCGTTCAAACACGCGCACCGCGAGCGTGTCCCAACCGAAAGGTCGGGTCATTAAGGTGATGGGCATTTCTTTCAGCACGTCGACAAACACCAACAGCATGGCGGCGAGTCCACTCGAACGCAATAACGGTCGATGGACAAACCATAACAAACCAACCCCATCGCGCCCCAGCTGACGACTCGCGTCATCGAGTGACGGCGGCACGCGCAAAAAACCGTTCTCCAACGCACTCAATGCCACCGCAGTAAAACGGACAAGATACGCCAGAAACGTCACTACTAGTCCCGCACCAAATACAGATCGAATGACCGGCGACTCGCCGAGTACACCCGTTACGGCATCGCCCGTTTTCGTGACGGCAATAAACAGGCCCACAGCGAGTATGGTGCCCGGCAACGCATAGCCTAGACCCGCAATACGCGTCGCTAGCCGCGTCACGATATTCGGGTGTCGGCGTTGAGCGAACGACAACATAAACGCGGCCGCAACAATACACACCGCACTCGCGCCGCCC
The genomic region above belongs to Pseudomonadota bacterium and contains:
- a CDS encoding ABC transporter ATP-binding protein, producing MQLTIHNLSRRLGDRNVLDDVSLSLTAGHIACLLGASGCGKTTLLRCVAGFETLDAGHIELNGETVATVHSQLAPHARQVGMVFQDHALFPHLSIAQNVAFGLHTHTKAAAAKRVSEVLEWVGLSTLGERFPHQLSGGQQQRAALARALAPQPRLLLLDEPFASLDRALRYRLVHDVGQILRASGTTALWVTHDPREALQAADVLGVMNAGRIAQWDAPARLFEQPTSIDVARTLGDCAVLEGRLRAGNVAQTAIGDLPLLTAPASENTHVNVLVRPEQLSLVPMNAGAGHLASAQAQVRDVWYHGHQSIAKAVLSGGEEVRVRVHGGDVPEGPQALVWIGSHTIAFLP